In the genome of Monodelphis domestica isolate mMonDom1 chromosome 2, mMonDom1.pri, whole genome shotgun sequence, one region contains:
- the LOC100013604 gene encoding keratin, type I cytoskeletal 19, with the protein MTSSYSYRQSSSTSTLGMGTNNPIRFGSGVALRAPSIHGGSGGRGVSVSRFVSSGLSGSYGGGSSSSCSSFSLGYGGADGLLAGNEKFTMQNLNDRLASYLDKVRALEEANSDLEVKIRDWYQKQGPGPSRDYSAYLKTIEDLRDKILGATIENSKIVLQIDNARLAADDFRTKFETEQALRLSVEADINGLRRVLDELTLARADLEMQIEGLKEELAYLKKNHEEEMNALRGQVGGQVSVEVDSAPGIDLAKILADMRNQYEVMVEKNRTDAEAWFNHKIEGLNQEVAVHTEQLQTSMTEVTDLRRTLQGLEIELQSQLSMKAALENTLAETEARFGAQLSQKQFVISNIEAQLSDIRADTERQNQEYLHLMDVKSRLEREIATYRSLLEGQDTQVNNVPQSPKAP; encoded by the exons ATGACTTCCTCCTACAGCTACCGCCAGTCGTCCTCCACCTCCACCCTGGGGATGGGGACCAACAACCCCATCCGCTTTGGAAGCGGGGTTGCGTTGCGGGCGCCCAGCATCCACGGAGGCTCGGGCGGCCGGGGCGTGTCCGTGTCCCGTTTTGTCTCCTCGGGCCTGAGTGGGAGCTACGggggcggcagcagcagcagctgcagcAGTTTCAGCCTGGGCTATGGGGGAGCCGACGGGCTCTTGGCGGGCAATGAGAAGTTCACCATGCAGAACCTCAACGATCGCCTGGCCTCCTACCTGGACAAGGTGCGTGCCTTGGAGGAGGCCAACTCCGACTTGGAGGTCAAGATCCGGGACTGGTACCAGAAGCAGGGCCCTGGACCCTCCCGGGACTACAGCGCCTACTTGAAGACCATCGAGGACCTCCGAGATAAG ATTCTTGGTGCCACCATTGAGAACTCCAAGATTGTTCTGCAAATTGACAATGCCCGTCTGGCTGCGGATGACTTCCGAACCAA GTTTGAGACTGAGCAGGCCCTGCGTCTTAGTGTGGAGGCTGACATCAATGGCCTGCGTAGGGTGCTGGATGAGCTGACTCTGGCCAGGGCTGACCTGGAGATGCAGATTGAAGGCCTGAAGGAAGAACTGGCTTATCTTAAGAAGAACCATGAAGAG GAAATGAATGCTCTGCGTGGGCAAGTGGGTGGCCAAGTCAGCGTGGAAGTGGACTCGGCACCAGGTATCGACTTGGCCAAGATTCTGGCTGACATGAGAAACCAGTATGAGGTCATGGTTGAGAAGAACAGGACCGATGCTGAAGCTTGGTTCAATCACAAG ATCGAGGGACTGAACCAAGAAGTGGCCGTCCACACAGAACAGCTCCAGACTAGCATGACCGAAGTCACCGACCTCCGGAGGACCCTCCAGGGGCTGGAGATCGAGCTGCAGTCTCAGCTCAGCATG aaaGCTGCCCTTGAAAACACGCTCGCAGAAACGGAGGCACGTTTTGGGGCCCAGCTGTCCCAGAAACAATTTGTCATCAGCAACATTGAGGCCCAGCTGAGCGACATCCGAGCGGACACAGAGCGCCAGAACCAGGAATATCTGCATCTCATGGATGTCAAGAGTCGGCTGGAGCGGGAGATTGCGACCTACCGAAGCCTACTGGAGGGCCAAGATACCCAAGTCAATAATGTACCCCAAAGCCCCAAAGCCCCCTGA
- the LOC100619044 gene encoding keratin, type I cytoskeletal 15: MSTTFVQSSSSTYGGGFGGGSIRGTSLLAGGGYGGGSLHGGGGGRISASSARFVSSGSVGGYGGGMSYGFGGGTGGGFSGGVCGGYGGGFGGGFDLGGGDGGLLTGNEKITMQNLNDRLASYLDKVRALEEANTDLEVKIRDWHLKQSPTSPERDYSHYYKVIEELRDKILAATIDNSRVILEIDNARLAADDFRIKYENELALRQSVEADINGLRRVLDELTLSKADLEMQIEGLNEELAYLKKNHEEEMKEYQNQLVGQVNVEMDAAPGVDLTRVLSEMREQYEAIADKNRREAEAWFFSKTEELNKEVASSTEMIQTSKTEITDLRRTLQGLEIELQSQLSMKAGLESSLAETECRYATQLQQIQGLISNLEAQLSDLRNEMECQNQQYQMLLDIKTRLEQEIATYRNLLEGQDSKMVGFSTREGSLSGGGGSSSSSSSKIRINMEESVDGKVVSSRKREI, translated from the exons ATGAGCACTACCTTTGTTCAGAGCTCCTCTTCTACCTATGGGGGTGGCTTTGGTGGCGGCTCCATTCGGGGGACCTCTCTCCTGGCTGGTGGGGGCTATGGAGGAGGAAGTCTCCACGGAGGTGGTGGTGGTCGGATTTCTGCCTCCTCAGCTAGGTTCGTCTCCTCTGGGTCTGTGGGGGGCTACGGTGGTGGGATGAGTTATGGCTTTGGTGGAGGGACTGGTGGTGGATTCAGTGGGGGAGTCTGCGGTGGATATGGGGGAGGCTTTGGTGGTGGCTTTGATTTGGGTGGTGGAGATGGTGGCCTCCTGACCGGCAATGAGAAAATCACCATGCAAAACCTCAATGACCGCCTGGCATCCTACCTGGACAAAGTACGGGCTCTGGAGGAGGCCAACACTGACCTGGAGGTCAAGATCCGGGACTGGCATCTGAAGCAAAGTCCCACGAGCCCTGAGCGGGATTATAGCCACTATTACAAGGTCATTGAAGAGCTCCGGGATAAG ATCCTGGCAGCCACTATTGACAATTCTCGGGTCATTCTGGAGATTGACAATGCCCGACTTGCTGCTGATGACTTCAGAATCAA GTATGAGAATGAGTTGGCCCTACGTCAGAGTGTGGAGGCTGACATCAATGGCCTGCGCAGGGTGCTGGATGAATTGACCCTTTCCAAGGCAGACTTGGAGATGCAGATTGAGGGTCTGAATGAGGAGCTGGCCTATCTCAAGAAGAACCATGAAGAg GAAATGAAAGAATACCAGAACCAGCTGGTGGGTCAGGTCAATGTGGAGATGGATGCAGCCCCAGGGGTAGACCTGACCAGAGTGCTTTCTGAGATGCGAGAGCAATATGAAGCCATTGCGGATAAGAATCGTCGAGAAGCTGAGGCCTGGTTCTTTAGCAAG ACTGAAGAACTGAACAAAGAGGTGGCTTCCAGTACAGAAATGATCCAGACCAGCAAGACTGAGATCACTGACCTGAGACGCACGCTCCAGGGGCTGGAGATCGAACTACAGTCTCAGCTCAGCATG AAAGCAGGGCTGGAGAGCTCCTTGGCAGAGACAGAGTGCCGCTATGCCACCCAGCTGCAGCAGATCCAAGGGCTGATCAGCAACCTCGAGGCCCAGCTGAGTGATCTCCGGAATGAGATGGAATGTCAGAACCAGCAGTACCAGATGCTGCTGGACATCAAGACCCGACTGGAGCAGGAGATCGCCACATACCGTAACCTGCTGGAGGGCCAGGACTCAAA gATGGTTGGCTTCAGTACCAGAGAAG GCTCCCTTAGTGGAGGTGgtggtagcagcagcagcagcagcagcaaaatcCGCATCAACATGGAGGAGTCAGTGGATGGGAAGGTAGTTTCTTCCCGAAAAAGGGAAATCTAA